The following coding sequences lie in one Myxococcus xanthus genomic window:
- a CDS encoding 2OG-Fe(II) oxygenase: protein METLVRLTENAVPPLLFRRLLRRLGAVGTERLRQTYQTTFWYDFGPAANVVEDIILTLRPHIAGKRRVAGVEWWLSRMYPTDVRVDFHQDRDEKLALRTGELVHPRISSVLFLNRVRGGALVVTPELPDPANPSLAPANLDTADLVTPRPNRLVVFDGTLTHGVLDADNQIPDGKLPGKSRQRRTLVMNWWGHRPTDIPAWADTRLYRALAR from the coding sequence GTGGAAACCCTCGTTCGACTCACTGAGAACGCCGTGCCCCCCCTGCTCTTCCGCCGCCTGCTGCGACGCTTGGGCGCCGTGGGCACGGAGCGCCTGCGTCAGACCTACCAGACGACCTTCTGGTACGACTTCGGCCCCGCGGCCAACGTGGTGGAGGACATCATCCTCACGCTGCGTCCGCACATCGCCGGCAAGCGCCGCGTGGCCGGCGTGGAGTGGTGGCTGTCACGCATGTACCCGACGGACGTGCGCGTGGACTTCCACCAGGACCGCGACGAGAAGCTCGCGCTGCGCACCGGCGAACTGGTGCACCCGCGCATCTCCTCCGTGCTGTTCCTCAACCGCGTGCGCGGCGGCGCGCTGGTGGTGACGCCCGAGCTGCCAGACCCGGCCAACCCGTCCCTGGCTCCCGCGAACCTGGACACCGCCGACCTGGTGACGCCCCGGCCCAACCGGCTGGTGGTGTTCGACGGAACGCTCACCCACGGCGTGCTGGACGCGGACAACCAGATTCCCGACGGGAAGCTGCCCGGAAAGTCCCGGCAGCGCCGCACGCTGGTGATGAACTGGTGGGGCCACCGCCCCACCGACATCCCCGCGTGGGCGGACACGCGCCTCTACCGGGCGCTGGCGCGCTGA
- a CDS encoding dicarboxylate/amino acid:cation symporter, which produces MKAHQKMLVGIASGAVAGLVANVVAGGAPWLTFVVDNVASPVGQIFIRLLLMLVVPLLFSAIVAAVAELDLKQVGRLGARTLGYTVALSSISVLIGLVLVNTLEPGAGLSDEARALAQGGMAIQAAAAPGASSFGAVLISMVPTNPIKAAGDGDFIGLIVFSLIFGMGVALTPGEPVQRLRETIQGLYDVMMKLIDGVLSLAPFGVAALLFSMTARLGFGIFVQLASYMGTVLLALGLHMFVVYSLSVRFLGGRNPVEFFRGSRLAIVTAFSTSSSSATLPTALKVAEENLKLPRTVSRFVLTAGSAMNQNGTALFEGVTVLFLAQVYGVPLSLPDQALIMFICILAGIGTAGVPAGSIPVIAMILGMFKIPVEGLGLILGVDRFLDMCRTTLNVTGDLAAAVYVARGEPADSPAEEGAVDPSAS; this is translated from the coding sequence ATGAAGGCGCACCAGAAGATGCTCGTCGGCATTGCCTCCGGCGCGGTGGCGGGCCTTGTCGCCAACGTCGTCGCGGGCGGCGCGCCCTGGCTGACCTTCGTCGTGGACAACGTCGCCTCGCCGGTGGGGCAGATCTTCATCCGCCTGCTGCTGATGCTCGTGGTGCCGCTGTTGTTCTCCGCCATCGTCGCGGCGGTGGCGGAGCTGGACCTCAAGCAGGTGGGGCGGCTGGGGGCTCGCACGCTGGGCTACACCGTCGCCCTGTCCTCCATCTCCGTCCTCATCGGACTGGTGCTGGTCAACACGCTGGAGCCCGGCGCGGGCCTCAGTGACGAGGCCCGTGCGTTGGCCCAGGGCGGGATGGCCATCCAGGCGGCCGCCGCGCCTGGGGCATCCTCGTTCGGCGCGGTGCTCATCTCCATGGTGCCCACCAACCCCATCAAGGCCGCGGGGGATGGAGACTTCATTGGCCTCATCGTCTTCTCGCTCATCTTCGGCATGGGCGTGGCGCTCACCCCGGGCGAGCCCGTCCAGCGCCTTCGAGAGACCATCCAGGGCCTCTACGACGTGATGATGAAGCTCATCGACGGCGTGCTGAGCCTGGCGCCCTTCGGTGTGGCCGCGCTGCTGTTCTCCATGACGGCGCGGCTGGGCTTCGGCATCTTCGTGCAGCTCGCCTCGTACATGGGCACGGTGCTGCTGGCGCTGGGCCTGCACATGTTCGTCGTCTACTCGCTGTCGGTGCGCTTCCTGGGCGGGCGCAACCCCGTCGAGTTCTTCCGCGGCAGCCGGCTGGCCATCGTCACCGCCTTCTCCACGTCGTCGTCCAGCGCCACGCTGCCCACCGCGCTCAAGGTGGCGGAGGAGAACCTCAAGCTGCCGCGCACCGTGTCGCGCTTCGTGCTCACCGCCGGCTCGGCCATGAATCAGAACGGCACCGCGCTCTTCGAAGGCGTCACGGTGCTCTTCCTCGCTCAGGTCTACGGCGTGCCGCTCAGCCTGCCCGACCAGGCGCTCATCATGTTCATCTGCATCCTGGCGGGCATCGGCACCGCGGGCGTGCCGGCGGGCTCCATTCCCGTCATCGCGATGATTCTGGGCATGTTCAAGATTCCGGTGGAGGGCCTGGGCCTCATCCTGGGCGTGGACCGCTTCCTGGACATGTGCCGCACCACGCTCAACGTCACCGGCGACCTGGCCGCCGCCGTCTACGTGGCGCGCGGAGAGCCGGCCGACAGCCCGGCCGAAGAGGGAGCCGTGGACCCCTCTGCTTCCTGA
- a CDS encoding FKBP-type peptidyl-prolyl cis-trans isomerase, with protein MRVAKDSVVSLEYRLHLGDGQVIDQSAPDQPLSYLHGHRQIVPGLEGALEGMGLGESKQVVVAPGQGYGEHDPAGVRTVPRNMLPPGFAPQAGQTLMAQTDQGDIPLRIQEVRDEGVVVDLNHPLAGKTLHFDVTVKGVRAATQEELTHGHVHGPGGHAHG; from the coding sequence ATGAGGGTCGCCAAGGATTCCGTCGTCTCGCTCGAATACCGGCTGCACCTGGGAGACGGCCAGGTCATCGACCAGAGCGCGCCCGACCAGCCGCTCTCCTACCTGCACGGGCACCGGCAAATCGTCCCGGGGCTCGAAGGGGCCCTGGAGGGCATGGGCCTCGGCGAGAGCAAGCAGGTGGTGGTGGCCCCCGGCCAGGGCTACGGCGAGCACGACCCGGCGGGCGTGCGCACCGTGCCGCGCAACATGCTGCCACCCGGCTTCGCGCCGCAGGCCGGCCAGACGCTGATGGCGCAGACGGACCAGGGCGACATCCCGCTGCGCATCCAGGAAGTGCGCGATGAGGGCGTCGTGGTGGACCTCAACCACCCGCTGGCCGGCAAGACGCTGCACTTCGACGTCACCGTGAAGGGCGTGCGTGCCGCCACGCAGGAGGAGCTCACCCACGGCCACGTCCACGGGCCGGGCGGGCATGCGCACGGCTGA
- a CDS encoding OPT family oligopeptide transporter, giving the protein MSQSPSQTPSPSGLRIQPSDSPGDAGASAAQDPERYWLEHVYQGGVRQLTVRAVIAGMAIGAVMCLSNLYVILKTGWSLGVTITACILAFAVFGTLRSIRVLKTEFTDLENNAMGSVASAAGYMTGGGNMAAVPALLMLTGTLPSSGWLMVWFAVISALGVFAAIPIKRQLINVEALPFPTGTATAETIRALHGHGEVARRKSRLLGIAGGIGALLVALRDARFTWLANIPEKVSLPFTMLGKKASAWSLSFEFSLLLVGAGALVSFRTGWSMLLGAVLTYGFLAPAMVSQGAIPEVTYRSINSWMVWTGSAVLVSSGLLSFAFQWRSVARSFKSLSGLFRGKSTKEEEADPLAGIECPPAWFPLGFAILGPVAVFLMAYLFQIPWWAGVLAMPLAVVMGVIASRVTGETDTTPTKALGPVTQLIFGGLAPGNIPANVMSANATGGVGLHSADLLTDLKSGWLLGANPRQQFVAQLFGVVAGAAVVVPVFKILVPDASMLGTEEFPAPASMVWAGVSKLLATGVAALPGSARVGALCGAILGIFLVLLERWAPAKAKAYVPSPAGFGLAIVIPGSSSIAFFLGSAIAALLRRTKPKLAEDMVLPVSSGFIAGESLLGIGIAMAKAFGVMPK; this is encoded by the coding sequence ATGAGCCAGTCCCCCTCCCAGACGCCCAGTCCCAGCGGCCTCCGCATCCAACCGTCCGACTCCCCGGGTGACGCGGGAGCCTCCGCGGCCCAGGACCCCGAGCGCTACTGGCTGGAGCACGTCTATCAGGGGGGGGTGCGTCAGCTCACGGTGCGCGCCGTCATCGCCGGCATGGCGATTGGCGCGGTGATGTGCCTGTCCAACCTGTACGTCATCCTCAAGACGGGCTGGAGCCTGGGCGTCACCATCACCGCCTGCATCCTGGCCTTCGCGGTGTTCGGCACGCTGCGCTCGATTCGGGTGCTGAAGACGGAGTTCACCGACCTGGAGAACAACGCCATGGGCTCGGTGGCGTCGGCCGCCGGCTACATGACGGGCGGTGGCAACATGGCCGCGGTGCCCGCGCTTCTGATGCTGACGGGGACGCTGCCGTCCTCGGGTTGGCTCATGGTGTGGTTCGCCGTCATCTCCGCGCTGGGCGTCTTCGCCGCCATCCCCATCAAGCGCCAGCTCATCAACGTGGAGGCGCTGCCGTTCCCCACGGGCACGGCCACCGCGGAGACCATCCGCGCGCTGCACGGCCATGGCGAGGTAGCCCGCCGCAAGTCGCGGCTCCTGGGCATCGCGGGTGGCATTGGCGCGCTCCTGGTGGCGCTGCGGGACGCGCGCTTCACGTGGCTGGCCAACATCCCGGAGAAGGTGAGCCTGCCCTTCACGATGTTGGGGAAGAAGGCGTCGGCGTGGTCGCTGTCCTTCGAGTTCAGCCTGCTGCTGGTGGGCGCGGGCGCGCTGGTGAGCTTCCGCACGGGCTGGTCCATGCTGCTGGGCGCGGTGCTCACCTACGGCTTCCTCGCCCCGGCCATGGTGAGCCAGGGCGCCATTCCCGAGGTGACCTACCGTTCCATCAACAGCTGGATGGTGTGGACGGGCTCGGCGGTGCTGGTGTCCTCGGGCCTGCTCTCCTTCGCCTTCCAGTGGCGCAGCGTGGCGCGCTCCTTCAAGTCGCTGTCCGGCCTGTTCAGGGGGAAGAGCACGAAGGAAGAGGAGGCCGACCCGCTGGCCGGCATCGAGTGCCCGCCCGCGTGGTTTCCCCTGGGCTTCGCGATTCTCGGCCCGGTGGCCGTGTTCCTCATGGCCTACCTGTTCCAGATTCCGTGGTGGGCGGGCGTGCTGGCCATGCCGCTGGCCGTCGTCATGGGCGTCATCGCCAGCCGGGTGACGGGCGAGACGGACACCACGCCCACCAAGGCGCTGGGCCCCGTCACGCAGCTCATCTTCGGCGGCCTGGCGCCGGGCAACATCCCCGCCAACGTCATGAGCGCCAACGCGACGGGCGGCGTGGGGCTCCACTCGGCGGACCTGCTGACGGACCTCAAGTCCGGGTGGCTGCTGGGCGCCAACCCGCGCCAGCAGTTCGTCGCGCAGCTCTTCGGCGTGGTCGCCGGCGCGGCGGTGGTGGTGCCCGTGTTCAAGATTCTCGTGCCGGACGCCAGCATGCTGGGCACGGAGGAGTTCCCCGCGCCCGCCTCCATGGTGTGGGCCGGCGTGTCGAAGCTGCTCGCCACGGGCGTGGCCGCGCTGCCGGGCTCGGCGCGCGTGGGCGCGCTGTGCGGCGCCATCCTGGGCATCTTCCTGGTGCTGCTGGAGCGCTGGGCCCCGGCGAAGGCCAAGGCCTACGTGCCGTCCCCCGCGGGCTTCGGATTGGCCATCGTGATTCCGGGGTCCAGCTCCATCGCCTTCTTCCTGGGCTCGGCCATCGCCGCGCTGCTGCGCCGCACGAAGCCGAAGCTGGCGGAGGACATGGTGCTGCCGGTGTCCTCCGGCTTCATCGCGGGAGAGAGCCTGCTGGGCATCGGCATCGCGATGGCGAAGGCCTTCGGAGTGATGCCCAAGTAG
- a CDS encoding flagellar motor protein MotB, with product MPSRPALALVSALSSLALFVGPAETRAQGRSLPTFNLQRLELDPAALGSLMVGTGRTLPQGELRMSVQGHYEQLPFHFQRRWEPGGGSGLVEDRFTMDMTAAYGVLPWLQVAAEVPFIVSQGGSRFRDFNAPEGSGMGTPWLGLRAALMRQDLGFQLAADVSAALPVGSTALLARDDYAVHPRLQVGFLAETWQIGGEAGVLVRKKHELFNVSGFSQDVIGSELRLGATVTSRAGESTRGEVSVVAGLPLQGGRPGGELLLAIRKHALSWLDLYVLGGPGLGAGMDTPTFRFVAGASFSTFRVD from the coding sequence TTGCCGTCCCGGCCTGCGCTCGCGCTTGTCTCTGCGTTGTCTTCATTGGCCCTGTTCGTTGGCCCCGCTGAAACGCGGGCCCAGGGCCGGTCGCTCCCCACCTTCAACCTCCAGCGTCTGGAATTGGACCCGGCGGCGCTGGGCTCGCTGATGGTGGGCACGGGCCGCACGCTGCCCCAGGGCGAGCTGCGGATGTCGGTCCAGGGACACTACGAGCAGCTCCCCTTCCACTTCCAACGTCGATGGGAGCCGGGCGGCGGCAGTGGCCTGGTGGAGGACCGCTTCACCATGGACATGACGGCCGCCTACGGCGTGCTGCCGTGGCTCCAGGTCGCCGCGGAGGTGCCCTTCATCGTCAGCCAGGGTGGCTCGCGCTTCCGGGACTTCAACGCGCCGGAAGGTTCGGGAATGGGAACGCCCTGGCTGGGCCTGCGCGCGGCGCTGATGCGTCAGGACTTGGGCTTCCAGTTGGCGGCGGACGTGTCGGCCGCGCTCCCGGTGGGCAGCACGGCGCTGCTGGCCCGGGACGACTACGCGGTGCACCCCCGCCTGCAGGTCGGTTTCCTGGCGGAGACGTGGCAGATCGGCGGTGAGGCCGGCGTGCTGGTGCGCAAGAAGCACGAGCTCTTCAACGTGTCCGGCTTCTCCCAGGACGTCATCGGCAGCGAGCTGCGGCTGGGTGCCACGGTGACGTCGCGGGCCGGGGAGAGCACGCGCGGCGAGGTGAGCGTGGTGGCGGGGCTGCCGCTGCAAGGTGGCCGTCCGGGCGGCGAGTTGCTGCTGGCCATCCGCAAGCACGCGCTGTCCTGGCTGGACCTCTACGTCCTGGGCGGGCCGGGCTTGGGCGCCGGCATGGACACGCCCACCTTCCGCTTCGTGGCGGGCGCCTCGTTCTCCACCTTCCGGGTGGACTGA